One region of Flavobacterium sp. GSB-24 genomic DNA includes:
- a CDS encoding ParA family protein: protein MKTEHKPVFIAFSSQKGGVGKSTFTALTASTLHYRLGYNVAVFDADFPQYSLMKMKARDLSMVMENDFLKKAAFKQFSSINKKAYPIIQHKAEGVLRAADDFFETTDTKFDFVFFDLPGTVNTPGILKALAGMHHIFTPITADRVVMESSLIFTQLMKDVIMKEGENAIKTINLFWNQVDGRERSPLYDLYTKLIEELGLNLMQCQVMNSIRFRKESEAGAKTVFRSTLMPPDERLMSVCRLDQFMTEFLRIVQL, encoded by the coding sequence ATGAAAACAGAACACAAACCAGTATTTATTGCCTTTTCCTCCCAAAAGGGAGGTGTAGGCAAATCCACCTTTACGGCGCTTACAGCCAGCACACTTCATTATCGTCTGGGTTACAATGTGGCAGTATTTGATGCAGACTTTCCCCAATATAGCCTGATGAAAATGAAGGCCCGTGATCTGTCTATGGTTATGGAGAATGATTTTTTAAAAAAGGCTGCATTTAAACAATTTTCAAGCATTAACAAAAAAGCGTATCCCATCATACAGCATAAAGCTGAAGGGGTACTGCGGGCTGCAGATGATTTTTTTGAAACTACAGATACTAAATTTGACTTTGTTTTTTTTGATCTTCCAGGAACGGTTAATACTCCAGGTATTTTAAAAGCCCTTGCCGGTATGCATCATATTTTTACGCCTATCACTGCAGATCGTGTGGTAATGGAAAGCTCGCTTATTTTTACCCAGCTGATGAAGGATGTAATTATGAAAGAAGGAGAAAACGCCATTAAAACGATAAATCTGTTTTGGAATCAGGTGGATGGTCGTGAACGCTCTCCTTTGTATGATCTCTACACTAAACTTATTGAAGAGCTGGGATTAAACCTGATGCAATGTCAGGTAATGAACAGCATACGATTCCGTAAAGAAAGTGAAGCAGGTGCTAAAACCGTTTTTCGTTCTACTTTGATGCCGCCGGATGAGCGCTTGATGAGTGTCTGCCGTTTGGACCAATTTATGACAGAATTTTTAAGAATAGTTCAATTGTAA
- a CDS encoding DUF3408 domain-containing protein, producing the protein MEENHPKKENIEINEELMMNLMVDGVKKEGLQFEKQQSVIPIKPPLEKPIPKDRNRIRKVTEDYESIFFKKPTTNARDGKTVYIRPDFHEKLTRIVQVIGEDKITIYAYLDNLLDYHFQEFGEQITTSFNGKYKPIL; encoded by the coding sequence ATGGAAGAAAATCATCCAAAAAAAGAAAATATAGAAATCAACGAAGAATTGATGATGAACTTGATGGTAGACGGGGTAAAAAAGGAAGGCCTGCAGTTTGAGAAACAACAATCCGTAATTCCGATAAAGCCACCATTGGAAAAACCCATACCAAAGGACCGGAACCGGATCAGAAAAGTTACAGAGGATTATGAAAGCATCTTTTTCAAAAAGCCCACTACAAATGCACGAGATGGTAAGACGGTTTATATCCGTCCTGATTTTCATGAGAAGCTGACCCGTATAGTCCAGGTAATAGGCGAAGATAAGATAACTATTTATGCCTATTTGGACAATCTGCTGGATTATCACTTTCAGGAATTCGGTGAACAGATCACAACAAGTTTCAATGGTAAATACAAACCTATTTTATGA
- a CDS encoding conjugal transfer protein TraD, giving the protein METVILVCLLIIIALMLHDKIITDRSKAPKKTLEKFSANLPDIMGQPKLQKSLLLPNSANVSQKKDSEKKTDNFDVEIEKGDNIQMPQKGQEDVLKSIPDLEQEEEDWKRYGISDGDDGFAQGVTFEELSSVWMLLKNDKVEPYQKEAAVTTVRKMQGTELFALLENSMESTSRKIGELLDGRLSSEIEADTSTFRKNDLNDFDIGEFV; this is encoded by the coding sequence ATGGAAACAGTAATTCTAGTCTGCCTGTTGATAATTATTGCCCTAATGTTGCATGATAAAATTATTACCGATAGGAGCAAAGCACCAAAAAAAACACTTGAAAAATTTAGTGCGAATCTTCCCGATATTATGGGGCAGCCTAAGCTGCAAAAAAGCCTTTTGTTACCTAATAGTGCCAATGTAAGCCAAAAAAAAGACTCTGAGAAGAAAACAGATAATTTTGATGTTGAAATAGAGAAAGGTGATAATATACAAATGCCCCAGAAAGGGCAGGAAGATGTTTTAAAAAGTATACCTGATTTAGAGCAAGAGGAAGAGGATTGGAAAAGGTATGGAATATCTGATGGTGATGACGGTTTTGCCCAAGGGGTTACCTTTGAAGAGCTAAGTTCCGTGTGGATGCTTCTGAAAAATGATAAAGTGGAGCCCTATCAAAAAGAAGCTGCGGTTACGACAGTTCGGAAAATGCAAGGAACCGAATTATTTGCACTATTGGAAAATTCCATGGAAAGCACCTCCCGAAAAATAGGAGAGCTATTGGACGGGAGACTTTCTTCTGAAATCGAAGCAGACACTTCTACTTTTAGGAAAAATGATCTGAATGATTTTGATATTGGTGAGTTTGTGTAA
- a CDS encoding leucine-rich repeat domain-containing protein translates to MNDFLNNSIFDVDCDLLLIPISTNGTISNSFRSGLDELNIATDLWKKNNYELGDVILLPEKAKRKLIAFVCTVDGNQSAYYAIRLIGKRLSEKVAELKHIKKIAAPLLGTGAGKLQPHLSLNIMRSAFYENENVQGAALTFCTPDEEVHFSVSNQVLNIDTPSGQLVIEAEIPNIRISKFVEEIQYNERPYYELAVEKFNEYLEHELPKVFYEQLTNQFKSSGVTFKEFINSDLSKEQHEFTILCGELIAYIDFNAYHKNIWNRYPDKRVLAKSAVRQNDWFLNLVKFKLTKKDSSLSPSIKNAFTYLKSPSNNLTMLSENHRKKVLDKIFPEGIYHDGIEDAIFSFFRRLGLKTQNPENFGALCSRILYLPFIKPIWDEGISKDHFLEDNLRYTDLSLASFLIEDCIKTNSKILDLGNCGLTDLEIIPELFECTHIEVLILSNEWAEYKNGKWRKLTSKNKGNRNNIQSLPVSMSEFSELKSLVCGGDWNEYNNQKWNRWGITSLAPISKLKKLEYLNLSNNELTNIIGLKKLSSLKIVHLNNNNISKVEVLNELHNLKELYLSNNKIKTVDFISGLDNIETLDLHNNSIRDLRPIIKIIQNIGISNDKWELNTLNIAKNPLELPPMEIVTLGKEAVLGVLDDIEKRGRYVNKDIKVILVGNSEVGKSTLVKYLDKESGLEDEHLPTLWMEEKIIKSKYSVNTIGEECLLHVFDFGGHDYYHDTHHLFYSTNTIYLLLWDKETDNLNTRKITQKTRENLEIEVETQDYPINYWLDSVKFYTKDVEADNFEFEIKRDVTYDSPLLLIQNKVDNASKIVFQENKTLSEDYSFIYDMINVSIKPKRNLDHFDSLFLEMLNKMNIIGAVLPKFYETIKNSINSYKGEPVLTFLEFVSYCNRILKNPIDDSQAKRLVKYLEQVGLVLCTSRGTDEKIYIDKKWVIENMHKVLEKLVDRKGEFRRDYVVRLLGTDDGKVDDLLLMMEEFKIVFKNPYSEMYIAPLYLPKIPDGKIKLFLNEGQITYRRFEFKGFIHKNVILSIFQKFGTLFSSDKNKDIFYYWRDGLIIKNPNTDEIVMIRFHLGNEDGNACIDINDLSQKENPLFRDDVLKFIRDVNQGYELEEMVTLDGVDYISKELLEKYAEIGKYIFSEKKLSEPLKSEQKKLFKLKDYMEFIDTPVKKKKVVISYSKKDLAHIHTLRRYLQPLIDAELIEQPWYCTSLNPGDDWNAKIKHKFQEADIVFFMISEYFYSTKYIIEHEIKTAIDRYDNGENIKIVPVILEFYDWGRKEPYNLQRFSALPYQAKPISDFGNSKMAWSTITASVKMMIEKDLDPGKIEIIGRDLEEIYERQVKGKLDNNSL, encoded by the coding sequence ATGAATGATTTTTTAAACAATAGTATTTTTGATGTCGATTGTGATTTATTATTGATACCAATTTCCACAAATGGTACTATTTCTAATTCTTTTAGGAGCGGTTTAGATGAACTAAATATTGCAACTGATCTTTGGAAGAAGAATAACTATGAACTTGGCGATGTAATACTATTACCTGAAAAAGCAAAGAGAAAACTAATTGCTTTTGTTTGCACGGTCGATGGAAATCAAAGTGCTTATTATGCTATCAGACTAATAGGAAAAAGATTATCAGAAAAAGTAGCGGAATTAAAACACATTAAGAAAATTGCTGCTCCATTATTAGGAACGGGAGCAGGTAAACTTCAACCACATTTAAGTCTAAATATTATGCGTTCTGCATTTTATGAAAATGAAAATGTACAAGGTGCTGCGTTAACTTTTTGTACTCCTGATGAAGAAGTGCATTTCTCAGTAAGCAACCAGGTACTAAATATAGACACGCCCAGTGGTCAGCTCGTTATTGAAGCCGAAATTCCTAATATCCGTATAAGCAAATTTGTTGAAGAAATCCAATATAATGAGCGGCCTTACTATGAATTAGCTGTAGAAAAATTTAATGAATACCTAGAACATGAATTACCTAAGGTTTTTTACGAACAATTAACAAATCAATTTAAGTCCTCAGGAGTTACTTTTAAGGAGTTCATCAATTCTGATTTATCTAAAGAACAACATGAATTTACAATCCTTTGTGGAGAATTAATCGCATACATCGATTTTAATGCATACCATAAGAATATATGGAATAGATATCCAGACAAACGTGTATTAGCTAAATCTGCTGTCCGTCAGAATGATTGGTTTTTGAACTTAGTCAAATTTAAGTTAACCAAAAAGGATAGCTCTTTGAGTCCTAGTATTAAAAATGCATTCACATACCTAAAGTCCCCCAGTAATAATCTCACAATGCTTTCTGAGAATCATAGAAAGAAAGTTTTGGATAAAATTTTTCCTGAGGGTATTTATCATGATGGTATTGAAGATGCAATATTCAGTTTTTTTAGAAGACTAGGATTAAAAACCCAAAATCCTGAAAATTTCGGTGCCCTTTGTAGTCGCATTCTTTATCTGCCATTTATCAAACCTATTTGGGACGAGGGTATTTCAAAGGATCATTTTCTTGAAGATAATCTAAGATACACTGATTTGTCGTTGGCAAGTTTTCTAATTGAGGATTGTATAAAAACCAATTCAAAAATATTGGATTTAGGGAATTGTGGATTAACAGATTTGGAGATTATACCTGAACTTTTTGAATGTACTCATATTGAAGTACTGATTTTAAGTAATGAATGGGCTGAATACAAAAATGGCAAATGGAGAAAACTTACCAGTAAAAACAAAGGAAATAGAAATAATATCCAATCTTTGCCAGTATCAATGAGTGAATTCTCCGAATTGAAAAGCTTAGTTTGCGGAGGCGATTGGAATGAGTATAATAACCAAAAATGGAACAGATGGGGCATCACTTCCCTTGCTCCTATTTCCAAATTAAAAAAGCTTGAATACTTAAATTTAAGTAATAATGAGTTGACTAACATAATAGGTCTAAAGAAATTATCCTCACTAAAAATCGTTCACCTAAATAATAATAATATTTCGAAAGTTGAAGTTTTAAATGAACTCCATAATCTTAAAGAGTTGTATCTAAGTAATAATAAGATAAAGACAGTAGATTTTATTAGCGGATTAGATAATATTGAGACTTTAGACTTACATAACAATAGTATCAGAGATCTCCGACCGATTATAAAAATCATTCAGAATATTGGGATTAGTAATGATAAATGGGAATTAAACACCTTAAATATAGCAAAGAATCCTTTGGAATTGCCACCAATGGAAATCGTAACTTTAGGCAAAGAAGCAGTTTTAGGAGTTCTTGATGATATAGAGAAAAGAGGTCGTTATGTCAATAAAGATATTAAGGTTATTCTTGTAGGTAATAGTGAAGTAGGTAAATCTACTCTGGTAAAATACTTAGACAAGGAAAGTGGTCTTGAAGATGAACATCTCCCTACACTTTGGATGGAAGAGAAGATTATAAAAAGTAAGTATTCGGTTAATACCATTGGAGAAGAATGTCTGCTGCATGTTTTTGATTTTGGTGGACATGATTATTATCACGACACTCATCATTTATTTTACAGCACTAATACAATTTATCTCCTGTTATGGGATAAAGAAACAGATAATTTAAATACAAGAAAAATCACTCAGAAAACAAGAGAAAATTTAGAGATAGAAGTTGAAACACAAGATTATCCAATAAATTATTGGTTGGATTCCGTAAAGTTTTATACCAAAGATGTTGAAGCAGACAATTTTGAATTTGAGATTAAAAGAGATGTCACTTATGACAGCCCACTTCTGTTGATTCAGAATAAGGTTGATAATGCTTCTAAAATTGTGTTTCAAGAGAATAAGACGCTATCGGAAGATTATTCTTTTATTTACGACATGATTAATGTCTCGATTAAACCTAAAAGAAATTTAGACCATTTCGATAGTTTATTTTTGGAGATGCTCAATAAGATGAACATCATTGGAGCTGTTCTTCCAAAGTTCTATGAGACAATAAAAAATAGTATAAATTCTTATAAAGGAGAACCCGTTTTAACTTTTTTAGAATTTGTGAGTTACTGCAATAGAATACTTAAAAATCCCATTGATGATTCTCAAGCTAAAAGATTAGTTAAATATTTAGAACAAGTAGGACTTGTTTTATGTACTAGTAGAGGCACTGACGAAAAGATATATATAGATAAGAAATGGGTTATCGAGAATATGCATAAAGTTCTTGAAAAGCTTGTGGATAGAAAGGGAGAATTTAGAAGAGATTATGTTGTAAGGCTTCTTGGAACTGATGATGGTAAGGTTGATGATTTACTTTTGATGATGGAAGAATTCAAGATTGTTTTTAAAAATCCTTACTCTGAGATGTATATAGCACCGCTTTATTTGCCTAAAATTCCTGATGGAAAGATTAAGCTGTTTCTAAATGAAGGTCAGATTACATATCGAAGATTTGAGTTCAAAGGATTCATCCATAAAAATGTTATTTTAAGTATATTTCAAAAATTCGGAACGCTTTTTTCTTCTGATAAGAATAAAGATATATTTTATTATTGGAGAGACGGATTGATAATTAAGAATCCAAACACAGATGAAATTGTAATGATAAGGTTTCATCTTGGTAATGAAGACGGTAATGCCTGCATTGATATTAATGATTTATCACAAAAGGAAAACCCTCTATTCAGGGACGATGTACTTAAGTTCATTAGAGATGTCAATCAGGGCTACGAACTGGAAGAAATGGTTACATTGGATGGTGTAGATTATATATCAAAAGAACTGCTTGAAAAATATGCAGAAATTGGTAAGTATATCTTTTCAGAGAAGAAATTATCAGAGCCTTTAAAATCAGAACAAAAAAAACTTTTTAAACTAAAAGATTATATGGAATTTATAGACACGCCTGTTAAGAAGAAAAAAGTAGTAATATCATATTCTAAAAAAGATCTTGCTCATATACATACTCTTAGAAGATATTTACAACCTTTAATTGATGCAGAACTAATTGAACAGCCATGGTATTGTACCAGTTTGAATCCGGGAGATGATTGGAACGCAAAGATTAAGCATAAATTTCAGGAGGCGGACATCGTATTTTTTATGATTAGCGAATATTTTTATAGTACGAAGTATATCATTGAACATGAAATAAAAACAGCTATTGATCGATATGATAATGGAGAAAATATAAAAATTGTACCGGTTATTTTAGAATTTTATGATTGGGGCAGAAAAGAACCTTACAACCTTCAACGATTTTCAGCCTTACCATACCAGGCGAAACCAATTAGTGATTTTGGTAACTCAAAAATGGCCTGGAGTACAATCACGGCATCAGTTAAAATGATGATTGAAAAAGATTTGGACCCAGGAAAAATAGAGATAATAGGACGTGATCTTGAGGAGATATACGAAAGACAAGTTAAGGGTAAATTAGATAATAATTCATTATAA
- a CDS encoding DUF4134 domain-containing protein, protein MEKQRKKVVHAIVLLLTGFGAFAQGDGTAGITEATQMVTSYFDPATQLIYAIGAVVGLIGGVKVYNKFSSGDPDTSKTAASWFGACIFLIVAATILRSFFL, encoded by the coding sequence ATGGAAAAACAAAGAAAAAAAGTCGTGCATGCAATAGTGTTATTGCTCACAGGATTTGGTGCATTTGCACAAGGGGATGGGACGGCAGGGATTACCGAAGCCACACAGATGGTTACTTCTTATTTTGATCCCGCTACACAGCTCATCTACGCCATAGGGGCAGTGGTGGGACTAATCGGAGGTGTTAAGGTATATAACAAATTCAGCAGCGGGGATCCCGATACAAGCAAAACTGCCGCAAGCTGGTTTGGGGCCTGTATTTTCCTGATTGTGGCCGCTACCATTCTACGTTCCTTCTTTCTTTAA
- a CDS encoding DUF4133 domain-containing protein — MSTYNINKGIGRTVEFKGLKAQYLFIFAGGLLGILLLVMILYMAGLNSYGCLFVGAGGASLIVWQTFSMNKKYGEHGLMKIGARKRHPRYIICRKALHRCLKFTPKAGAL, encoded by the coding sequence ATGAGTACTTACAACATCAATAAAGGCATTGGAAGGACAGTCGAATTCAAGGGACTTAAAGCCCAGTATCTTTTCATTTTTGCGGGCGGACTCCTTGGAATACTGCTCTTGGTTATGATACTGTACATGGCAGGGCTCAATTCCTATGGCTGTTTGTTTGTAGGGGCAGGCGGCGCTTCGCTTATTGTGTGGCAGACCTTTTCTATGAACAAAAAATACGGCGAGCACGGGCTGATGAAAATTGGCGCGAGAAAAAGGCATCCTCGCTACATTATCTGCCGAAAGGCGCTGCATCGCTGTCTGAAGTTTACCCCTAAAGCCGGCGCCTTATGA
- a CDS encoding TraG family conjugative transposon ATPase, which yields MRNRAKATTLESRFPLLAVEHNCIVSKDADITACFAVQLPELFTVGSAEYEAIHSAWHKAIKTLPDFTIVHKQDWYIKESYDPDMEQKEQSFLAKSYERHFNERPFLNHYCYLFLTKTTKERMRLQSNFSSLCKGVLVPKEVRDKEVIHHFMEGVAQFERIVNDSGFIRLEQLSEQDIIGGDGKQGLLEQYLTLSREDGTPLQDIALGSEEVRIGSKRLCLHTLSDTDDLPGTVSADARYEKLSTDRSDCRLSFAAPVGLLLSCNHIYNQYLFLDNSEENLQKFEKSAKNMHSLARYSRANQINKEWIERYLNEAHSFGLSSIRAHFNIMAWSDDPGELKQLKNDCGSALALMECKPRHNTVDTATLYWAGMPGNGGDFPSEESFYTFIEPALCFFTQETNYHNSPSPFGIKMADRLTGKPIHLDISDLPMKRGVITNRNKFILGPSGSGKSFFTNHMVRQYYEQGAHVLLVDTGNSYQGLCELIKSKTKGEDGVYFTYTEDNPIAFNPFYTDDGIFDIEKRESVKTLILTLWKRDDEPPTRSEEVALSNAVSGYIERIKQRDEYPSFNSFYDYVQGDYRLVLQEKQVREKDFDLANFLNVLEPYYKGGEYDYLLNSDKQLDLLSKRFIVFEIDAIKDHKILFPIVTIIIMEVFINKMRRLKGIRKLILIEEAWKAIAKEGMAEYLKYLFKTVRKFFGEAIVVTQEVDDIIKSPIVKESIINNSDCKILLDQRKYMNKFDEIQAMLGLTDKEKAQVLSINMNNNPSRLYKEVWIGLGGTHSAVYATEVSLEEYLAYTTEETEKMEVMQLASELGGNVELAIRHIALQRRDNENQK from the coding sequence ATGAGAAATAGAGCAAAAGCCACAACACTGGAAAGCAGGTTTCCGCTTCTGGCTGTTGAGCACAATTGTATTGTGTCCAAAGATGCGGATATTACAGCCTGTTTTGCTGTACAGCTGCCTGAACTATTTACCGTGGGCTCAGCAGAATATGAAGCGATTCATTCCGCCTGGCATAAGGCTATTAAAACACTGCCTGATTTTACAATTGTTCACAAACAGGATTGGTACATCAAGGAAAGTTACGATCCTGATATGGAACAGAAGGAGCAGAGTTTTTTGGCAAAGTCCTACGAGCGTCATTTTAATGAGCGTCCGTTTCTGAACCATTACTGCTATCTGTTCCTTACCAAGACCACTAAAGAGCGCATGCGGCTGCAGAGTAATTTTTCATCACTCTGCAAAGGTGTACTTGTGCCCAAGGAGGTAAGAGATAAAGAAGTGATCCACCATTTTATGGAAGGGGTTGCTCAGTTTGAGCGCATTGTCAATGACAGTGGATTTATCAGGCTGGAACAACTGAGCGAGCAGGACATTATAGGGGGTGATGGAAAACAGGGACTACTTGAACAGTACCTTACACTCTCCAGAGAAGACGGAACACCCCTGCAGGACATAGCGCTCGGAAGTGAAGAGGTGCGAATTGGCAGTAAAAGACTATGCCTGCATACTTTGTCTGATACGGACGACCTGCCCGGAACTGTTTCAGCTGATGCCCGCTATGAAAAACTATCTACCGATCGCAGCGACTGCCGTTTGTCTTTTGCCGCTCCTGTTGGACTTCTGCTGAGCTGCAACCATATTTACAACCAATATTTGTTTCTGGACAACAGCGAAGAAAACCTGCAGAAGTTTGAAAAGTCAGCAAAGAATATGCATTCACTAGCGAGGTACAGCCGTGCCAACCAGATCAACAAGGAGTGGATCGAGCGCTATTTGAATGAAGCGCATTCTTTTGGACTGTCTTCCATCAGGGCACACTTCAATATCATGGCCTGGTCGGATGATCCCGGCGAGCTAAAACAGCTCAAGAACGACTGCGGAAGTGCCCTTGCACTGATGGAATGCAAGCCAAGACACAACACAGTGGATACCGCTACGCTGTACTGGGCAGGAATGCCCGGGAACGGGGGCGATTTTCCTAGTGAGGAGAGCTTTTACACGTTTATAGAACCTGCATTGTGTTTTTTCACGCAGGAAACCAATTATCATAATTCGCCATCGCCCTTTGGTATCAAAATGGCTGACAGGCTTACAGGCAAACCCATCCATCTGGACATTTCGGACCTGCCGATGAAACGAGGTGTTATTACCAACAGAAACAAGTTTATACTAGGACCCTCGGGAAGCGGTAAATCTTTTTTTACCAATCACATGGTCAGGCAGTATTATGAGCAAGGGGCACATGTACTTTTGGTAGATACCGGTAATTCTTATCAGGGATTGTGTGAGCTCATAAAAAGCAAAACAAAAGGGGAGGATGGGGTGTATTTCACTTATACCGAAGATAACCCTATCGCTTTTAATCCTTTCTATACCGATGATGGTATTTTTGATATCGAAAAAAGGGAAAGTGTAAAAACACTGATTCTCACTTTGTGGAAACGTGATGATGAGCCGCCGACGCGCTCAGAAGAAGTGGCTTTGTCCAATGCCGTAAGCGGCTACATTGAACGTATCAAGCAACGTGATGAGTACCCGTCTTTTAATAGTTTTTATGACTATGTACAGGGCGACTATCGCCTTGTACTTCAGGAGAAACAAGTGAGGGAAAAAGACTTTGATCTTGCCAATTTCCTGAATGTTCTTGAACCGTATTATAAGGGAGGGGAGTATGATTACCTGTTGAATTCCGACAAACAGTTAGACCTGCTGTCCAAACGTTTTATCGTTTTTGAGATCGATGCCATCAAAGACCACAAAATTCTCTTTCCCATTGTAACCATTATCATTATGGAGGTGTTTATCAATAAGATGCGAAGGCTTAAAGGGATCCGCAAACTTATCCTGATCGAGGAGGCCTGGAAAGCCATTGCCAAAGAAGGAATGGCCGAATATCTGAAGTATCTTTTTAAGACTGTTCGGAAATTTTTCGGTGAAGCAATTGTGGTAACCCAGGAAGTGGATGATATCATAAAGTCTCCCATTGTCAAGGAAAGTATTATCAATAATTCCGACTGTAAAATCCTGCTGGACCAGCGCAAGTACATGAATAAGTTTGATGAGATTCAGGCCATGCTCGGTCTTACCGATAAGGAAAAAGCGCAGGTACTTTCCATCAATATGAACAATAATCCTTCAAGGCTTTACAAAGAAGTATGGATAGGTCTTGGAGGTACGCACTCGGCGGTATATGCCACTGAGGTAAGCCTTGAGGAGTATCTGGCCTATACCACAGAAGAAACCGAAAAAATGGAAGTAATGCAGCTGGCGTCTGAACTTGGCGGTAATGTAGAGCTCGCCATCAGGCATATCGCTTTGCAAAGAAGGGACAATGAAAATCAAAAATGA
- a CDS encoding DUF4141 domain-containing protein, with translation MKKIVVMVCAVLMFAAAPDVNAQFVVTDPANLASGILNSANEIIQTSSTVSNVVKNFKEVEKVYKQGKEYYDKLQAVNNLVKDARKVQQTVLLVGDVSKMYVQNFGRMIGDPNFSAEELVAIGNGYAALLGESTELLKELKQIVSSSSLSLNDKERMDIINRIYKEVKDYHSLVRYYTNKNISVSYLRAKKKNDAKSVLDLYGTSKQKYW, from the coding sequence ATGAAAAAAATAGTAGTAATGGTGTGCGCGGTACTAATGTTTGCCGCAGCACCGGATGTTAATGCCCAATTTGTAGTTACAGACCCTGCCAACCTGGCCTCGGGCATTTTAAACAGTGCCAACGAAATCATACAGACCTCTTCCACGGTTTCTAATGTTGTTAAAAACTTCAAGGAAGTGGAAAAGGTCTATAAACAGGGCAAAGAATATTACGACAAGCTACAGGCTGTAAATAATCTGGTTAAAGATGCCCGAAAGGTGCAGCAGACTGTATTATTGGTAGGAGATGTTTCAAAGATGTATGTACAGAATTTCGGAAGGATGATAGGTGATCCCAATTTTTCTGCTGAGGAACTCGTCGCTATTGGCAACGGATACGCAGCGCTGCTGGGAGAAAGTACCGAGCTTTTGAAAGAACTCAAACAGATTGTAAGCTCCTCTAGTCTTTCTCTAAATGATAAGGAGCGTATGGATATTATCAACCGTATATACAAAGAAGTAAAGGACTACCATAGTCTGGTTCGATATTATACCAACAAAAATATATCTGTGAGCTATTTAAGGGCAAAGAAGAAAAACGATGCAAAGAGTGTGCTGGACCTGTATGGGACTTCCAAACAAAAATACTGGTAG